The DNA window TGACCAAGAGGACAGGAAACATCAGCAACGTGAGGATGGTCGGCCATTGCAACAGGAAACCGAACATGATCAGTACGAACCCGATGTACTGCGGGTGACGCACCCGGGCGTAGAGGCCCGACTGTGCCAGTTGGCCTTGGCGCTGGGCTGCATAAAGTGTCGGCCATGCTTCGGCCAGGATCCAGAATCCTCCACCGATAAACAGGTAGCTGAGAATGTGGAACGGACCAAAATGAGGATCGCCGCCCCAGCCAAATAACAGCTCCAAAAGATGCCCGGCGTCATGACTCAAAAAGTCCACACCAGGGAATTTTTGCCCCAACCACCCGGACATAAAGTAGATGGTCAGCGGAAAACCGTACATCTCGACAAACAGCGCAACGATAAACGCCGTGAACGCGCCAAAACTTCGCCAGTCGCGTGCGGTGGCCGGCTTAAAAAAGCTGAAGGCGAACATGGCGAAGATGGCGACGTTGATGGCCACCAGCAGCCACAGACCGTAAGAGGACCCAGAGTGGTTCATCGCTTTTAGCTCCTGCGCTGATCGTCGTTTTGCTGCGACGTCTCGGCATTCTTATCATTGACATGCCCGCCATGCCCGCCATGCCCGCCATGCCCGCCATGCCCGCCATGCCCGCCATGCCCGCCATGCATGAAAACGTGCATCAACGGACAAAGCAACAAGATCGCGTAGGGCCACCATTGCGTCAGATGGGCGCGATGCTCGGTCCATAGAAAGTAGCCAGCAATAGCCCCGAACACCAGTAGCCCGATGGCATACCTAGAACGCCAAAAGCCCCCATCTTTCTGGGGGCTTTGTCCCGGTATCTGATGAGGGGCATGGTTGTGGTTCATGTTTACCCCTTACTTGGCCGCAGGCGCCATTGGCGACTGCATGCGATCCATCATCATCTGCATCATGGACTCCATCATGTCCATGCGCTTTTCCATCATTTGCTGGCGATCGGTCATGCCGCTCATGCCTTTACCGCCCTGCATTCCAGCCATCTTGGACATGCCACCCATCTGCTTCATCATGGCCATGCCGTCCTGCATCATCTTCATGTGCTCGGCTATCAGTGCCTGACGCTCTTCGGGCGTTTTGGCGGACATCATTTTTTCGTGCATCGCCTGCATGTCCTTCATGCGCTGGTCCATGGCAGCCATTTTTTCTGCACCCATGGATTGGCCCGGGGCCTTCTTGGCCGCTGCAGCGGGCGCCGCGCCTTCCGGATGGTGTTCCTTGTGCTCTTCGGTGCCTTGGGCGAGCGCGCCCAGCGATGCCGTTGCCACGCAGATGCCGATCAGGGTGTTGCGAATATGGATCATGGTTCTCTCCTGTCCTGGTTGAAGTTGCCGTGGCCATCCCCGGAGGGGTTGAGCGCGCGGCGATGGCACGCGAATGCAGCGTGTTCTTAGCGGATCGGCTGAATGTCGGTAACGATCAACTTGCCTCCCTCGCTCACCGCCATGAACTTGATCTTGTCGCCCGGTTTGACCGTAGCCAACAAGTCCTTGTCCCGGACCGTGAACACCATGGTCATGCCCGGCATGTCCAGATGCTTGATTTCGCCATGCTTGATCGTGACTTTGGAGGACTCCTGGTCCACTTTCCTGACCTCGCCTTCGGTCAGGGATGCGGCAGAGGCCGCAGACGCATGGTTATGGTCGTGTTCCGCAGTGGCCTGGGCGAAGCTGCCCACGGGCAGCAGCGAGCCCGCAGCGATGGCCGAGGCAACGAGAAAATGTGTAAAGAGGTTCATGCTTTTCCTTTGTACGATGTGAAGACTTGCGCCGAGCCGTCCTTCTGGATCAACAGCACCTGGTAGGCGTCCTGGCGCCCGCCGTAGGCTGGCCCATCCATGCCGGGCGAACCGATGGGCATGCCCGGAACGGCCAGACCAAGCGCCTTGGGCTTTTCCTTCAGAAGGCGCAGGATGTCGGCCACGGGCACATGGCCTTCGATGACATAGCCCTGCACCAATGCGGTATGGCAGGACGCGAATTTTTGTGCCACACCCAGCCGGGCACGCGCCGCGTCGTTCCCCTCGTCGGCCACGCTGGCGCGAAAGCCGCTCTGTTCCACGTGCGCGATCCAGTCTTTGCAGCAGCCGCAGTGGGGGTCCTTCCAGACCTGCAGGGCCGTCGCCCGGGGATTGGCCGCAGCAGGCAGGGAGGTCGCGCCAAGGGCCAGCATGCCCAGCAGGAACACGCGGCGCATGGGTCTTGAGGGTGAATTCATCTCTCGCATGGATGATTCCTTATTCTTGGAGTGCATTACTTCTGGGCCACCTTGATCAAGCCCTTCATGCCAGCCTCGTAGTGACCCGGCATCAGGCAGGCGAAGTTCGCAAACCCAGGCCTAGTGAATTGCCAAACGATCTCGCCTTGCTTTCCTGGTGCAAGCGTCACCTTTCCTGGTTCGTCGTGCTCCATGTCGGGGTACTTTTTCATCGCCTCCAGATGCTCCAGCAGGTCCTGCTCGGTGCCCAGGCTCAGCTCGTGCCTGACCTGGCCTTGGTTCTTGATGATGAAACGCACGGTGTCGTTCTTGTCGACCTGGATGGCGGAGGGCGTGAACCGCATGTCGTCACTCATGTTGACGGTGATCGTGTGGGTGACTTTCGCGGCCGTGCCGGGCCTGCCAAGCGCGGTTTCATTGGCGCCGTGACTGTGTTCGCCGGAATGGCTATCGCTGGCATGGGCGAAACCAGCGGCAGCACACAGCAGCAGCGCGATGATCTTGGGAGTTGTGTTGCTTGTGTTTTTCATTGGATTCATCCATCTAGGGTTAGCTTGTCAGTGGCCATGGTGCGAAGTGGGTTTACGCACCTGGACCTCGGTGGGGTTGCTGGACTCTTGGAT is part of the Simplicispira sp. 125 genome and encodes:
- a CDS encoding isoprenylcysteine carboxylmethyltransferase family protein, producing MNHSGSSYGLWLLVAINVAIFAMFAFSFFKPATARDWRSFGAFTAFIVALFVEMYGFPLTIYFMSGWLGQKFPGVDFLSHDAGHLLELLFGWGGDPHFGPFHILSYLFIGGGFWILAEAWPTLYAAQRQGQLAQSGLYARVRHPQYIGFVLIMFGFLLQWPTILTLLMFPVLLVMYGRLALTEERESAVRFGQVWQEYASRVPRFIPKLG
- a CDS encoding DUF2933 domain-containing protein gives rise to the protein MNHNHAPHQIPGQSPQKDGGFWRSRYAIGLLVFGAIAGYFLWTEHRAHLTQWWPYAILLLCPLMHVFMHGGHGGHGGHGGHGGHGGHGGHVNDKNAETSQQNDDQRRS
- a CDS encoding copper-binding protein, with product MNLFTHFLVASAIAAGSLLPVGSFAQATAEHDHNHASAASAASLTEGEVRKVDQESSKVTIKHGEIKHLDMPGMTMVFTVRDKDLLATVKPGDKIKFMAVSEGGKLIVTDIQPIR
- a CDS encoding DUF411 domain-containing protein, with amino-acid sequence MRRVFLLGMLALGATSLPAAANPRATALQVWKDPHCGCCKDWIAHVEQSGFRASVADEGNDAARARLGVAQKFASCHTALVQGYVIEGHVPVADILRLLKEKPKALGLAVPGMPIGSPGMDGPAYGGRQDAYQVLLIQKDGSAQVFTSYKGKA
- a CDS encoding cupredoxin family protein: MKNTSNTTPKIIALLLCAAAGFAHASDSHSGEHSHGANETALGRPGTAAKVTHTITVNMSDDMRFTPSAIQVDKNDTVRFIIKNQGQVRHELSLGTEQDLLEHLEAMKKYPDMEHDEPGKVTLAPGKQGEIVWQFTRPGFANFACLMPGHYEAGMKGLIKVAQK